A region of Pseudomonas cavernicola DNA encodes the following proteins:
- a CDS encoding M48 family metalloprotease: MSARLSVLLLLLAALSGCALNPATGESNFVMMSERQELDLGRSYSQEIAKQYPRYADEKLQAYVQQVGERVAQHSHRSNLSYRFTVIDSPDINAFALPGGYIYIHRGLLAYLSSEAELAAVLGHEVGHVTARHSVQQQSQSQAWGILGQAVAIGTGVGAAGDLTGALGSAFVRGYGRDMELQADGLGAQYLARSGYDPQAMIEVVEVLKNQEDFARDQAAKNGQPAPASGYHGLFDTHPGNDQRLQQVIGPARALASGQQEINQEVFLQHLEGLPFGDSEATGVRRGQQFYHAGLGFTLSYPQGWALLNRPDALIGQTAGQQAFIAMTLNQVKPGQTPAEFIKQRLGGRRLAAEESLQQAGLQGYTAVIPGNAARRVAVLFKGQQAYLFVAAAKAPASLETEDANFLKVIKSFRPLKDDERKLAQPLRLHMIKAKSGQSMAALAQESKLPGDSESRLRLLNHLYPSGEPRPGDWLKVLR; encoded by the coding sequence ATGAGTGCGCGATTATCGGTTTTACTGCTGTTGTTGGCTGCTTTGAGTGGTTGTGCGCTGAACCCGGCGACGGGCGAGAGCAACTTCGTGATGATGAGCGAGCGGCAGGAGCTCGATCTCGGTCGCAGTTACAGCCAGGAAATCGCCAAGCAATACCCACGTTATGCCGATGAAAAGCTCCAGGCCTATGTGCAGCAAGTCGGCGAGCGCGTGGCTCAACACAGCCATCGCAGTAACTTGAGCTACCGTTTCACGGTGATCGACAGTCCTGATATCAACGCCTTCGCCCTGCCGGGAGGCTACATCTATATCCATCGCGGGCTGCTCGCCTACCTCAGCTCGGAAGCCGAATTGGCCGCTGTGCTGGGGCATGAGGTCGGCCACGTCACCGCTCGTCACAGTGTGCAGCAGCAGAGTCAGTCGCAGGCGTGGGGCATATTGGGGCAGGCGGTCGCGATCGGTACCGGGGTGGGGGCTGCGGGCGATCTGACCGGCGCTTTAGGCTCGGCTTTCGTGCGTGGCTATGGTCGCGACATGGAATTGCAGGCGGACGGCCTCGGGGCTCAGTACCTGGCGCGCAGCGGCTATGATCCGCAGGCGATGATCGAAGTGGTAGAGGTGCTGAAGAACCAGGAAGACTTCGCCCGCGATCAAGCGGCCAAGAACGGCCAGCCCGCACCGGCCAGTGGCTACCATGGTTTGTTCGATACCCATCCAGGTAACGATCAGCGACTGCAACAGGTGATAGGTCCGGCCCGGGCTTTGGCTAGCGGGCAGCAGGAGATCAACCAAGAGGTCTTTTTGCAGCACCTGGAAGGCTTGCCGTTCGGCGATTCGGAAGCAACCGGCGTGCGCCGAGGCCAGCAGTTCTATCATGCCGGCCTGGGTTTTACCTTGAGCTATCCGCAAGGCTGGGCGCTGCTCAATCGGCCCGACGCGTTGATAGGGCAAACCGCGGGTCAGCAGGCTTTTATCGCCATGACCCTGAATCAGGTCAAGCCAGGCCAGACGCCTGCAGAATTTATCAAACAGCGCTTGGGTGGGCGGCGACTGGCGGCGGAGGAGTCGCTGCAGCAGGCGGGGCTGCAAGGTTACACCGCGGTTATACCTGGGAATGCGGCAAGGCGTGTAGCGGTGCTCTTCAAAGGGCAGCAGGCCTATCTCTTTGTCGCTGCTGCCAAGGCGCCGGCCTCGCTGGAAACCGAGGACGCTAACTTCCTCAAGGTGATCAAGAGCTTTCGCCCGCTTAAGGATGATGAGCGTAAGCTGGCGCAACCGCTGCGGCTGCACATGATTAAGGCCAAAAGCGGGCAAAGCATGGCGGCGCTAGCCCAGGAAAGTAAGCTGCCGGGCGACTCGGAATCCCGTTTGCGCCTGCTCAATCATCTCTACCCAAGCGGCGAGCCGCGCCCTGGCGATTGGCTTAAAGTCTTACGCTAG
- a CDS encoding malic enzyme-like NAD(P)-binding protein produces the protein MSDLKTAALEYHANPRPGKLSVELTKPTATARDLSLAYSPGVAEPVREIARDPELAYKYTGKGNLVAVISDGTAILGLGNLGPLASKPVMEGKGVLFKRFAGIDVFDIEVDSESPQAFIDTVKRISITFGGINLEDIKAPECFEIERALIEQCDIPVFHDDQHGTAIVTAAGMLNALEIVGKTLPEAKIVCLGAGAAAISCMKLLVSMGANIENIYMVDRKGVIHAGRDDLNQYKAVFAHETDKRSLSDALDGADVFVGLSGANLISAEDLKRMAADPIVFACSNPDPEIAPELAHATRNDVIMATGRSDYPNQVNNVLGFPFIFRGALDVRATRINEEMKIAAALALRELAKLPVPQEVSDAYGGVKLAFGREYIIPKPMDARLITVISDAVAKAAIESGVATLPYPKHYPLKSVDDVFNG, from the coding sequence ATGTCTGATCTGAAAACTGCCGCTCTCGAATACCACGCCAATCCCCGTCCAGGGAAGCTGAGTGTCGAGCTGACCAAGCCCACCGCAACCGCCCGCGATTTGTCGCTGGCCTACAGTCCGGGTGTGGCTGAGCCTGTTCGTGAGATCGCTCGCGATCCCGAGCTGGCCTACAAGTACACCGGTAAGGGCAACCTGGTGGCGGTGATTTCCGACGGCACAGCGATTCTCGGCCTGGGTAACCTGGGCCCGCTGGCTTCCAAGCCGGTGATGGAAGGTAAGGGCGTGCTGTTCAAGCGTTTCGCAGGTATCGACGTATTCGATATCGAAGTCGACTCGGAAAGCCCGCAAGCTTTCATCGATACCGTTAAGCGCATTTCCATCACCTTCGGTGGTATCAACCTGGAAGACATCAAGGCACCAGAGTGCTTTGAGATCGAGCGCGCGTTGATCGAACAGTGCGATATTCCAGTGTTCCATGATGATCAGCACGGCACCGCCATCGTGACCGCGGCCGGCATGCTCAACGCCCTGGAAATCGTCGGCAAGACTCTGCCTGAAGCCAAGATCGTCTGCCTCGGCGCCGGCGCAGCAGCCATCTCCTGCATGAAGTTGCTGGTGAGCATGGGGGCGAATATCGAGAACATCTACATGGTCGACCGCAAAGGCGTGATCCACGCTGGTCGCGACGACCTGAACCAGTACAAGGCGGTGTTCGCTCACGAGACTGACAAGCGCTCGCTGTCGGATGCGCTCGACGGCGCCGACGTGTTCGTCGGTCTGTCCGGGGCCAATCTGATCAGCGCCGAAGACCTCAAGCGTATGGCGGCTGATCCGATCGTGTTCGCCTGTTCGAACCCGGATCCGGAAATTGCACCAGAGCTGGCCCATGCCACGCGCAACGATGTGATCATGGCTACCGGTCGTTCGGATTACCCGAACCAGGTCAACAACGTGCTCGGCTTCCCCTTCATCTTCCGTGGTGCGCTGGACGTGCGCGCGACTCGTATCAACGAAGAGATGAAGATCGCCGCCGCCCTGGCTCTGCGCGAACTGGCCAAGCTGCCGGTGCCGCAGGAAGTCAGCGACGCCTATGGTGGGGTCAAGTTGGCGTTCGGGCGCGAGTACATCATTCCGAAGCCGATGGATGCGCGCCTGATTACCGTGATTTCCGATGCCGTGGCCAAGGCCGCGATCGAGAGCGGTGTGGCGACGCTGCCCTATCCGAAGCACTATCCGCTGAAGTCGGTGGATGACGTGTTCAACGGCTAA
- a CDS encoding IS1182 family transposase: MAYIQGEARDQTSLFPVSLEELIPDDHLVRVIDAYVARLDLKLLGFAKATPKSTGRPAYDPADLLKLYLYGYFQRIRSSRRLEAECLRNVEVMWLLNRLKPDFKTIADYRKDNGQAFSATCRAFVQFCRQAGLIAGELVAIDGSKFKAVASARRHVDLKKLKRQQEKLDKRIAQYLAELDEADKSEANEAVDRSAVKTALERLQAKQADNLTCQALMQALELEQFITTESDARMMRTPRGGRVAYNVQTAVDAEHCLILHHEVTQDGNDTQQLEPMAKAAQSELQQDVLTVTADAGYSNGEQFQACEDAGITAYVPPNRAVNNRGGDTQLFERSDFTYDAESDQYRCPAGKLLTLKQLNRGERIYHAAISDCSACPLKAQCTNAQRRYLRRHAHEAAFERMEQRLQAQPEMMASRRSIVEHPFGNLKQWLFGNGRFLLRQLKGARTEMALAVQAYNLKRAINVLGARHLIGLMG; the protein is encoded by the coding sequence ATGGCGTACATCCAAGGAGAGGCGCGAGACCAGACCAGTCTGTTTCCGGTTTCGCTGGAAGAGTTGATTCCCGACGACCATCTGGTCCGTGTGATCGATGCCTACGTGGCTCGACTGGACCTCAAGCTACTCGGGTTTGCCAAAGCCACTCCCAAGAGTACGGGGCGTCCTGCCTACGATCCGGCGGACCTGCTCAAGCTGTACCTGTATGGCTATTTCCAACGCATCCGCTCCTCCCGACGCCTCGAAGCTGAATGCCTGCGCAACGTCGAAGTCATGTGGTTGCTCAATCGGCTCAAGCCGGACTTCAAGACCATCGCCGATTACCGCAAGGACAACGGACAAGCGTTCAGCGCGACCTGTCGGGCCTTCGTGCAGTTTTGCCGTCAAGCCGGGCTGATCGCCGGAGAGTTGGTGGCCATCGATGGCAGCAAATTCAAGGCCGTGGCCTCAGCGCGTCGGCATGTGGATCTGAAGAAGCTCAAGCGTCAGCAAGAGAAGCTGGATAAGCGTATCGCCCAGTACCTGGCGGAGCTGGATGAGGCGGACAAGTCCGAAGCCAATGAGGCCGTTGACCGTAGCGCGGTAAAAACGGCGCTGGAGCGACTGCAAGCCAAACAGGCCGACAACCTGACTTGCCAAGCACTGATGCAGGCCCTGGAGCTTGAGCAATTCATCACCACCGAGAGCGATGCCCGGATGATGCGTACCCCTCGGGGTGGGCGCGTCGCTTACAACGTGCAAACAGCTGTGGACGCCGAGCATTGCCTGATCCTGCATCACGAGGTCACACAGGACGGCAACGATACCCAGCAGCTCGAGCCGATGGCTAAAGCCGCCCAGTCCGAGTTGCAGCAGGACGTGCTGACGGTCACTGCCGATGCCGGTTACTCCAACGGCGAGCAGTTCCAGGCATGCGAAGATGCCGGCATTACCGCCTATGTGCCGCCCAACCGGGCAGTTAACAACCGGGGTGGTGATACGCAGCTGTTCGAGCGAAGTGATTTCACTTACGACGCAGAGAGCGACCAGTACCGCTGTCCGGCAGGCAAGTTGCTGACGCTCAAGCAACTGAATCGCGGGGAGCGTATCTACCACGCGGCGATCAGCGACTGCAGCGCTTGCCCGCTCAAGGCACAGTGCACCAACGCCCAGCGTCGCTACCTGAGACGCCATGCCCACGAGGCGGCCTTTGAGCGAATGGAGCAGCGGCTGCAGGCGCAGCCCGAGATGATGGCGAGTAGGCGGTCCATCGTCGAGCATCCATTTGGCAACCTCAAACAATGGCTATTTGGTAATGGTCGCTTCCTGCTTCGCCAATTGAAGGGAGCACGAACCGAAATGGCCTTAGCGGTACAGGCCTATAACCTCAAAAGAGCGATCAACGTGCTCGGCGCACGCCACCTCATCGGATTGATGGGCTGA
- a CDS encoding penicillin-binding protein 1A, translating to MRLLKFFWWCCVAVFCGLLLSLSGAFLYLSPALPSVESLRSIQLQIPLRVYSSDAKLIAEFGEMRRSPIRFADIPPDFIKALLSAEDDNFANHYGVDLTSLMRAATQLLKSGQIQSGGSTITMQVAKNFFLTSERSFSRKINEILLALQIERELSKDEILELYVNKIYLGNRAYGIEAAAQVYYGKSMRDLSLAQMAMIAGLPKAPSRFNPLVNPQRSQERRDWILGRMYKLGKIDEARYQAAIHEPINASYHVPTPELAAPYIAEMARAEMVGRYGSEAYTEGFHVTTTVPSKLQEAANNAVRTGLINYDQRHGYRGPETRLPGMTRETWQLELGKQKTLNGLEPAIVSQVEKSGILVLTRNGQEETVSWDSMKWARPFLNTNSLGPRPQKPEDVTQVGDLIRVLRQEDGSLLFSQLPAAQSALVSLDPQNGAIRALVGGFSFDQSNYNRAVQAKRQPGSSFKPFIYSAAIDKGYTAATLVNDAPIVFQEAGMDEAWRPKNDTNTFLGPIRLREALYKSRNLVSIRLLQAIGIEYTLNYVSRFGFNKQELPRNFSLALGTANLTPLEIAGGWSTFANGGYKVQPYLIERIHSRNGEPLYIANPASVPSGATAPAGAATTAEPPAASGEITTELPASNLEPVVAERIVDARTSYIMTSLLQDVIKRGTGRRALAMGRSDLAGKTGTTNESKDSWFSGYNADYITTVWTGFDQPESLGRHEFGGTVALPIWMSYMSAALKDKPAHMLPEPEGLLTLRIDPLSGRAATPGTPNAYFELFKSEDTPPPMSELDPNLAIPGSPLPADEAAPIDLF from the coding sequence GAATCGCTCCGCAGCATTCAGCTGCAGATCCCCCTCCGGGTCTATAGCAGCGACGCTAAGCTGATTGCCGAATTCGGCGAGATGCGCCGCTCTCCAATCCGCTTCGCCGACATCCCGCCCGACTTCATAAAAGCACTGCTGTCCGCCGAAGATGACAACTTCGCCAATCATTATGGCGTCGACCTTACCAGCCTAATGCGCGCTGCCACGCAATTATTAAAAAGCGGGCAGATTCAATCGGGCGGCAGCACCATTACCATGCAGGTGGCGAAGAACTTCTTCCTCACTAGCGAAAGAAGTTTTTCGCGCAAGATCAATGAGATCCTTCTTGCGTTACAGATTGAGCGTGAGCTCAGCAAGGATGAAATCCTTGAGCTCTATGTCAACAAGATCTACCTGGGCAACCGCGCCTATGGCATCGAAGCTGCGGCCCAGGTTTATTACGGCAAATCCATGCGCGATCTCAGCCTGGCGCAGATGGCGATGATCGCCGGGCTGCCCAAAGCTCCGTCGCGTTTCAACCCATTAGTGAATCCGCAACGCAGCCAGGAGCGTCGCGACTGGATTCTTGGACGCATGTACAAGCTTGGAAAGATCGACGAGGCGCGCTATCAGGCTGCCATCCATGAGCCGATCAATGCCAGTTACCACGTCCCCACACCGGAACTCGCGGCCCCCTATATAGCGGAAATGGCCCGCGCAGAAATGGTCGGGCGCTATGGCAGCGAGGCCTACACGGAAGGCTTCCACGTCACCACCACCGTCCCCAGCAAATTGCAGGAAGCGGCCAACAACGCAGTTCGCACAGGCCTGATCAATTATGACCAGCGCCATGGCTACCGCGGCCCAGAGACCCGCCTTCCCGGCATGACGCGCGAGACTTGGCAACTGGAGCTAGGCAAACAGAAAACACTGAATGGCCTTGAGCCCGCCATCGTCAGCCAAGTGGAAAAAAGCGGAATTCTGGTGCTGACCCGCAACGGCCAGGAAGAAACAGTAAGTTGGGACAGCATGAAATGGGCGCGCCCATTCCTCAACACCAACAGCCTCGGGCCTCGCCCACAGAAGCCCGAAGATGTCACGCAGGTTGGCGACCTGATCCGCGTCTTGCGCCAAGAAGATGGCAGCCTGCTCTTCAGCCAGTTGCCTGCCGCGCAAAGCGCGCTGGTATCTCTCGATCCGCAAAACGGAGCTATCCGCGCCTTGGTGGGCGGCTTTTCCTTTGACCAGAGCAACTACAACCGTGCCGTTCAAGCCAAGCGCCAACCCGGCTCCAGTTTCAAACCTTTCATTTATAGCGCCGCAATAGATAAAGGCTACACCGCTGCGACCCTGGTGAATGATGCGCCCATCGTATTCCAGGAAGCCGGCATGGACGAAGCCTGGCGCCCGAAGAACGACACCAACACCTTCCTCGGCCCGATCCGCCTGCGTGAAGCGCTGTACAAGTCGCGCAACCTGGTTTCCATTCGCTTACTGCAAGCCATCGGCATCGAATACACCCTGAACTATGTCAGCCGTTTCGGCTTCAATAAGCAGGAATTGCCACGCAACTTCTCCTTGGCCCTTGGCACCGCTAACCTGACACCACTGGAGATCGCCGGCGGCTGGAGCACCTTCGCCAATGGTGGTTACAAAGTGCAGCCGTATCTGATCGAACGCATCCATAGCCGTAACGGCGAGCCACTGTATATTGCCAATCCCGCCAGCGTACCCAGCGGCGCAACAGCCCCCGCCGGCGCCGCGACTACGGCCGAACCTCCAGCAGCCAGCGGCGAAATCACTACCGAGCTCCCCGCTTCCAACCTGGAGCCAGTAGTTGCCGAGCGGATTGTCGATGCCCGCACCAGCTACATCATGACCAGCCTGCTGCAGGACGTGATCAAACGCGGTACCGGGCGCCGCGCTTTAGCGATGGGCCGCAGCGATCTGGCCGGCAAAACCGGGACCACCAACGAGTCCAAGGACAGTTGGTTCTCCGGCTACAACGCCGACTACATAACCACGGTCTGGACCGGCTTCGACCAACCGGAAAGCCTCGGCCGCCACGAGTTCGGCGGCACCGTCGCATTGCCGATTTGGATGAGCTACATGAGTGCCGCACTCAAAGATAAACCCGCACATATGCTGCCCGAGCCGGAAGGCCTGCTGACCCTGCGCATCGATCCACTGAGCGGTCGCGCCGCTACGCCGGGCACGCCGAATGCCTATTTCGAGCTGTTCAAGAGCGAGGATACACCGCCACCGATGAGCGAGCTCGACCCCAATCTCGCGATACCCGGCAGCCCACTCCCAGCTGACGAAGCCGCTCCTATCGACCTGTTCTGA